From the genome of Pseudomonadota bacterium, one region includes:
- a CDS encoding DtxR family transcriptional regulator, with product MSGSMLLLTLVGAALAWWLLRQARLPLARWWRHQRDGERVQVEDALKHVYECEYHQRSCSWQTLSGVLGLSSGRALSLLERLVALGLVVSSADDGACRLTPNGRRDALRVIRIHRLWERYLAEETGVAATDWHTVADRREHRTTWEEAQALASQMGHPRYDPHGDPIPTADGEMPPPLGQPLSQLAPGTWAEIVHVEDEPPAVYAQLLAQGLQVGMRVRVFESSAERIRFEVGGEEQVLAPIIAANLAVQALPGDAGGSPQLALSLLGPGEQGRVRGISPLCVGVARRRFFDLGFVPGTLIGVEMRSRHGDPTAYRIRGALIALRREQAELIQVEREAEAVAT from the coding sequence ATGTCTGGATCGATGCTCTTGCTGACGCTGGTGGGCGCGGCGCTGGCATGGTGGCTCTTGCGTCAAGCGCGCCTGCCGCTGGCGCGTTGGTGGCGCCACCAGCGCGACGGCGAGCGGGTGCAGGTGGAGGACGCCCTCAAGCACGTCTACGAGTGCGAGTATCACCAGCGGAGCTGTAGCTGGCAGACGCTCTCCGGGGTCCTCGGCCTCTCCAGCGGGCGCGCCCTGAGCCTGCTCGAGCGGCTGGTCGCGCTCGGGCTCGTTGTCAGCTCCGCCGACGACGGCGCGTGTCGGCTCACGCCGAACGGGCGCCGCGATGCGCTGCGCGTGATCCGCATCCATCGCCTGTGGGAGCGCTACCTCGCCGAGGAGACGGGCGTCGCCGCTACCGACTGGCATACCGTCGCCGATCGTCGCGAGCACCGCACCACCTGGGAGGAGGCGCAGGCCCTCGCCAGCCAGATGGGGCATCCGCGTTACGATCCGCACGGCGACCCGATCCCGACCGCGGACGGCGAGATGCCGCCGCCGCTCGGCCAGCCCTTGAGCCAGCTCGCGCCCGGAACCTGGGCCGAGATCGTCCATGTCGAGGACGAGCCTCCGGCCGTCTATGCTCAGCTCCTGGCGCAGGGGCTCCAGGTCGGCATGCGCGTGCGCGTCTTCGAGTCCAGCGCCGAGCGCATCCGCTTCGAGGTTGGCGGCGAGGAGCAGGTGCTCGCGCCGATCATCGCGGCCAACCTGGCGGTCCAGGCGCTGCCCGGTGACGCCGGCGGGAGTCCCCAGCTCGCCCTCTCGCTGCTGGGCCCGGGCGAGCAGGGACGCGTGCGGGGGATCTCGCCGCTCTGCGTCGGCGTGGCGCGTCGGCGCTTCTTCGATCTCGGCTTCGTGCCGGGCACGTTGATTGGTGTAGAGATGCGGAGCCGACACGGCGACCCCACGGCCTATCGCATCCGCGGCGCGTTGATTGCGTTGCGTCGCGAGCAGGCGGAGTTGATCCAGGTCGAGCGCGAGGCGGAGGCAGTGGCCACATGA
- a CDS encoding polyhydroxyalkanoate synthesis regulator DNA-binding domain-containing protein — translation MTKQQRVIKRYANRKLYDTLDSRYVTLDQLAEFIRAGEDLSVHDNTTKEDLTAMTLAQIIFEEERRRSVVPLTMLRRIIQSSEESFHELVGKLEESAGRVGRVFRRDEVTAAAAAAATPTAISGATAGGTSGPGLAAGAAATSDAEASPAAQPALPLAATALPAREGPGPTSSEGGRTVRDLIENIQQTIDEWHRRVDANVHSAIESVSPLVPLQRELQTLNDRLGQIEQRLARVESVEQALAGGTSDDGGT, via the coding sequence ATGACCAAGCAACAGCGCGTAATCAAGCGCTACGCCAACCGCAAGCTCTATGACACGCTGGATAGCCGCTACGTCACGCTCGACCAACTCGCCGAGTTCATCCGCGCTGGCGAGGACCTCAGCGTGCACGACAACACGACCAAAGAAGATCTGACGGCCATGACCCTCGCGCAGATCATCTTCGAGGAGGAGCGCAGGCGCAGCGTCGTGCCGCTGACGATGCTGCGCCGGATCATTCAGAGCAGCGAGGAGTCCTTCCACGAGCTGGTGGGCAAGCTCGAGGAGTCGGCGGGGCGGGTCGGCCGGGTCTTCCGCCGTGATGAGGTTACCGCCGCTGCTGCCGCCGCTGCGACCCCCACGGCGATCTCGGGCGCGACCGCCGGCGGGACCTCCGGCCCGGGATTGGCGGCGGGCGCCGCTGCGACCAGCGACGCGGAGGCGAGCCCCGCCGCGCAACCCGCGCTCCCGCTGGCCGCGACCGCGCTCCCGGCGCGCGAAGGCCCAGGGCCGACGAGTAGCGAAGGTGGGCGCACGGTGCGCGACCTGATCGAGAACATCCAGCAGACGATCGACGAATGGCATCGGCGCGTCGATGCCAACGTCCATAGCGCGATCGAAAGCGTGTCGCCCCTGGTGCCGCTGCAGCGCGAGCTGCAGACCCTGAATGACCGCCTGGGACAAATCGAGCAGCGGCTCGCTCGGGTCGAAAGCGTCGAGCAAGCGCTCGCGGGCGGCACCAGCGATGACGGGGGAACCTAG
- the feoB gene encoding ferrous iron transport protein B, which yields MSAPNTAATGCATCPAHNAAHLVKLGVEMDQWDFVVALAGNPNVGKSTVFNALTGLRQHTGNWPGKTVTRAEGGLVYRDQRYKLVDLPGTYSLLSSSLDEEIARDFILFARPDVTLIVVDATRLERNLNLALQVLQITDRAVICLNLMDQARRLGLAVDERLLSRELGVPVVAASARYGRGLDLLIETLAQVATGSYVCRPPQVGGQTPALQSAVSALRQRVERDCPGLPNAEWVALRLLDGDERMVGALRSGELAALAAPAAVAAPAAPAAVADALLAEARRLRWQIGPDYYQALAEQLYTEAASIADRAVTRAGEQPRFDFDRTVDRLVTNRWFGLPLMVLLLTLVFWLTIAGANVPSALLAQLLVETMHPLLKQGAAAIALPWWLSGLLIDGMYLSTAWVVSVMLPPMAIFFPLFTLLEDFGYLPRVAFNLDHMFKRVGAHGKQALTMTMGFGCNAAAVVSARIIESPRERLLAIITNNFALCNGRWPTQILMATVFIGALVPGPLAGLTAALAVVAVALLGVLLTFGSSWVLSRTVLRGEPSTFSLELPAYRPPRVLQTLYTSLLDRTAFVLWRAIVFALPAGAAIWLLGNVHLGDATIAEHAIAWLDPLGVFVGLSGVILLAYIVAIPANEIVIPTVLMLTVLSAGAAGSAAPGAGAGVLFQPSSNGATGELLRAAGWTLPLAVNLMLFSLVHNPCSTTIYTIWKETRSGRWTALAALAPVLLGLALCFAVARCWRLLA from the coding sequence ATGAGCGCCCCCAACACCGCAGCGACGGGCTGTGCGACCTGTCCCGCGCATAACGCGGCGCATCTGGTCAAGCTCGGCGTCGAGATGGATCAATGGGACTTCGTCGTGGCCCTGGCGGGCAACCCCAACGTCGGCAAGAGCACGGTGTTCAACGCGCTGACGGGGCTGCGCCAGCACACCGGGAACTGGCCGGGAAAGACCGTGACCCGCGCCGAGGGGGGGCTGGTCTATCGTGACCAGCGCTACAAGTTGGTCGACCTGCCGGGCACCTACTCGCTGCTGTCGTCGAGTCTGGACGAGGAGATCGCGCGGGACTTCATTCTCTTCGCCCGCCCCGACGTGACGTTGATCGTCGTCGACGCGACGCGGCTCGAGCGCAACCTCAACCTCGCGCTGCAGGTGCTGCAGATCACCGACCGCGCGGTGATCTGCCTCAACCTGATGGATCAGGCGCGCCGCCTGGGCTTGGCCGTCGACGAGCGTCTCCTCTCCCGCGAGCTCGGGGTGCCCGTCGTTGCGGCCTCCGCGCGCTACGGTCGGGGCCTCGACCTGCTGATCGAGACGCTCGCCCAGGTGGCGACCGGGAGCTACGTCTGCCGTCCGCCGCAGGTCGGTGGCCAGACGCCGGCGCTGCAGTCCGCGGTCTCGGCCCTGCGGCAGCGGGTCGAGCGGGACTGCCCCGGCCTGCCGAATGCCGAGTGGGTGGCCCTGCGGCTGCTCGATGGCGATGAGCGGATGGTGGGCGCGCTGCGCTCCGGTGAGCTGGCGGCGCTCGCCGCCCCCGCCGCGGTGGCCGCCCCTGCCGCGCCCGCCGCGGTGGCCGACGCGCTGCTGGCCGAGGCGCGCCGCCTGCGTTGGCAGATCGGTCCGGACTACTATCAGGCGCTCGCGGAGCAGCTCTACACGGAGGCGGCAAGCATCGCCGATCGCGCGGTCACCCGGGCGGGCGAGCAGCCGCGCTTCGACTTCGACCGCACGGTCGATCGGCTGGTGACGAATCGCTGGTTCGGCTTGCCGCTGATGGTGCTGCTGCTGACGTTGGTCTTTTGGTTGACCATCGCTGGCGCCAACGTGCCCTCGGCCCTGCTGGCGCAGCTCTTGGTCGAGACGATGCATCCCTTGCTCAAGCAGGGTGCCGCGGCGATCGCGCTGCCGTGGTGGCTCAGTGGGCTGCTGATCGACGGCATGTATCTTTCGACGGCTTGGGTCGTCAGCGTGATGCTGCCGCCGATGGCGATCTTCTTTCCGCTCTTCACGCTCTTGGAGGACTTCGGCTATCTGCCGCGCGTGGCCTTCAACCTCGACCACATGTTCAAGCGCGTCGGCGCGCACGGCAAGCAGGCGCTGACGATGACGATGGGCTTCGGCTGCAATGCGGCGGCCGTCGTCTCGGCCCGTATCATCGAGAGCCCACGTGAGCGCTTGCTGGCGATCATCACCAACAACTTTGCGCTCTGCAACGGCCGCTGGCCCACGCAGATTCTGATGGCGACGGTCTTCATCGGGGCGCTCGTTCCAGGGCCGCTGGCGGGTCTGACGGCCGCGCTTGCGGTCGTTGCGGTGGCGCTGCTTGGGGTGCTCCTGACCTTCGGCAGCTCATGGGTGCTATCGCGGACGGTGCTGCGCGGCGAGCCCTCGACCTTCAGCCTCGAGCTGCCCGCCTATCGCCCCCCGCGGGTGCTCCAGACGCTCTATACCTCCCTGCTCGATCGCACGGCCTTCGTGCTCTGGCGCGCGATCGTCTTCGCGCTTCCCGCTGGTGCCGCGATCTGGCTGCTCGGCAACGTTCACCTGGGCGACGCCACGATCGCCGAGCACGCGATTGCCTGGCTCGATCCGCTGGGTGTCTTCGTCGGTCTCAGCGGCGTGATTCTGCTGGCCTATATCGTCGCCATCCCGGCCAATGAAATCGTGATTCCAACGGTCTTGATGTTGACCGTGCTCAGCGCGGGCGCGGCCGGCTCGGCCGCGCCGGGTGCGGGGGCCGGGGTGCTCTTTCAACCCAGCTCGAACGGAGCCACCGGTGAGCTGCTGCGCGCGGCGGGCTGGACGCTGCCACTCGCCGTCAACCTGATGCTCTTCAGCCTGGTCCACAATCCCTGCTCGACGACGATCTACACGATCTGGAAGGAGACGCGCAGCGGCCGCTGGACCGCGCTCGCCGCGCTGGCCCCGGTCCTGCTGGGCCTCGCTCTCTGCTTCGCGGTCGCTCGCTGCTGGCGGCTCTTGGCCTGA